One segment of Thioflexithrix psekupsensis DNA contains the following:
- a CDS encoding sodium:solute symporter family protein, protein MDPKIMWLFIFVALYWSYCIFWGIKGALSSRTASDYFIAGRSISLWVFVLAATATSFSGWTFMGHPGLIYRDGLQYAYASFYAITIPFTGVLFLKRQWMIGKRFGYVTPGEMFADYFKSDTLRILVVLVALIFSIPYLGVQLRASGFLFNVLTDGMLGVEVGMWLLSAVVLIYVASGGLRAVAYVDTMQAILLALGIVIIGIIAMYYIGGFTELNKGIAALSQFDDKRTPDGYSSYIAVPGVIQFISDGTKSIGGMWTGIMILTYMFALMGIQSAPAFTMWAFSNNSPKPFAPQQVWASSFIIGFILMVFTAIQGIGGHFLGANLAFMNAHPELVNNVLGPIFNNQDIMQQSSKEGALVPALIHLMAGSAPWLVGLLSVCALAAMQSTGSAYMSTAGGMLTRDLLKRYLMPNATHAQQKFWGRIGVVVIVLAALVVATTATDALVLLGGLAVAYGFQMFPALIAICFWPFLTRAGVVIGLVAGLIAVTMTESIGMSLFAWLGIDPLWGRWPLTIHSAGWGILFNLTLAIGVSALTQDSKELEHRMTFHRFLREHASLPESKKGLVPIAWIITLAWFFFGIGPGAVIGNWIFGNPNDPSSWLFGIPSIWAWQLLFWALGVAMMWFLAYKMEMSTVPSREIQALQEDIGDIRLDVERPS, encoded by the coding sequence ATGGACCCTAAAATCATGTGGTTGTTCATCTTTGTTGCGCTGTATTGGTCTTATTGCATCTTTTGGGGTATCAAAGGTGCGCTAAGTTCCAGAACAGCCAGCGATTATTTTATTGCAGGTCGCTCCATTTCACTTTGGGTTTTCGTACTGGCAGCCACTGCAACGTCTTTTTCAGGCTGGACTTTTATGGGACACCCCGGTCTGATTTATCGAGACGGTTTGCAATATGCTTATGCGTCTTTTTATGCGATTACTATCCCCTTTACTGGGGTTTTATTTTTAAAACGGCAGTGGATGATTGGCAAACGCTTTGGTTATGTGACACCGGGTGAAATGTTTGCGGATTATTTTAAATCTGATACGTTACGTATTTTAGTTGTTTTGGTGGCGTTGATTTTTTCTATTCCCTATTTAGGTGTGCAATTGCGGGCTTCAGGATTCCTATTTAATGTCTTGACCGATGGCATGTTGGGAGTGGAAGTGGGGATGTGGTTGCTCTCGGCTGTGGTGCTTATCTATGTCGCTTCTGGCGGATTACGTGCGGTGGCTTATGTGGATACGATGCAGGCGATTTTATTGGCTTTGGGGATTGTGATCATCGGGATCATTGCAATGTATTATATCGGAGGCTTCACCGAACTCAACAAAGGCATCGCCGCCTTGAGTCAGTTCGATGATAAACGAACCCCCGACGGATACAGTAGTTATATCGCTGTTCCGGGGGTGATTCAGTTTATTAGTGATGGCACTAAATCGATTGGCGGCATGTGGACGGGGATTATGATTCTGACTTACATGTTTGCATTGATGGGCATTCAGTCTGCGCCGGCGTTTACCATGTGGGCTTTCTCTAATAACAGTCCCAAACCCTTCGCGCCTCAACAAGTGTGGGCATCTTCTTTTATTATTGGTTTTATTTTAATGGTGTTTACAGCCATTCAAGGGATCGGCGGGCATTTTTTGGGGGCAAATTTAGCGTTTATGAATGCTCATCCTGAATTGGTGAATAATGTGTTAGGGCCGATTTTTAATAATCAAGACATTATGCAGCAATCCAGTAAAGAAGGGGCTTTAGTCCCGGCTTTGATTCACTTGATGGCGGGAAGTGCGCCGTGGTTGGTGGGTTTACTGTCGGTTTGCGCACTGGCGGCCATGCAATCCACAGGGTCTGCTTACATGTCCACCGCAGGCGGAATGTTGACCCGTGATTTGTTAAAACGTTATTTAATGCCTAACGCCACCCATGCGCAACAAAAATTCTGGGGACGAATCGGGGTTGTGGTCATTGTATTAGCTGCGTTAGTGGTCGCCACGACGGCTACGGATGCTTTGGTGTTGCTTGGTGGTTTAGCGGTGGCTTATGGTTTCCAAATGTTTCCGGCGTTGATTGCGATTTGTTTTTGGCCGTTTTTAACTCGTGCGGGGGTGGTGATTGGTTTGGTTGCGGGTTTGATTGCGGTCACGATGACGGAGAGCATTGGCATGAGTTTATTTGCGTGGTTGGGTATTGATCCCTTATGGGGACGCTGGCCGTTAACCATTCATTCTGCGGGGTGGGGCATTTTGTTTAATCTAACCTTGGCCATCGGAGTCTCCGCTTTGACCCAAGACTCGAAAGAGTTAGAACATCGCATGACCTTCCACCGTTTCTTGCGTGAACATGCCAGTCTTCCGGAGAGTAAGAAGGGTTTAGTGCCGATTGCATGGATCATCACTTTGGCGTGGTTTTTCTTTGGTATAGGGCCGGGTGCGGTGATTGGCAACTGGATTTTTGGCAATCCGAATGATCCCAGTAGCTGGTTATTCGGTATTCCGTCAATTTGGGCGTGGCAATTATTATTCTGGGCTTTGGGCGTGGCGATGATGTGGTTCTTAGCCTACAAGATGGAAATGTCAACCGTCCCTTCTCGTGAAATCCAAGCCTTACAAGAAGATATTGGCGACATTCGTTTAGATGTTGAACGTCCGTCCTAA